The bacterium genome segment TTGATTATGTTATTGCAAATCCTCCATGGAATCAAGATGGTTATGATGAAGACACATTAAAGAAAGGAGAATATTATAATGAAAGATTTCCATTTGGTTCTCCAACAAAACAATCTGCTGATTGGGCATGGATACAACATATGATTTTTTCAGGTAATAAAAATGGGAAAATTGCAATTGTTATTGATACAGGAGCGGTTTCAAGGGGAGGGAGGGAAAAAGAGATAAGAAAAAAAGTTGTAGAAAATGATTTAATTGAGGCAGTTATACTTTTACCAGAAAAACTTTTTTACAATACAGGAGCACCAGCAGTGATAATTGTAATAAATAGAAATAAACCAGAAGGTAAAAAAGGGAAGGTTTTATTGATAAATGCATCAAAAGAGTTTATTCCGGGGAAAGCACAGAATATACTTGGAAAGGAAAATATAGAAAAAATAGTAAATGTTTATAGGAGTTTTAAAGAGGTTGAAAAATTTAGCAAAATTATAAATAAAAAAGATATTGAAGATGCTGACTACAATTTATCTCCCTCAAGATTTATAAGTGTTTTTGATGAAGAAAATTATAGACCAATTGAAGAAATAAAAGAAGAACTAAAAAAACTT includes the following:
- a CDS encoding N-6 DNA methylase yields the protein ALAKMNAILHRIKNINLIGGDTLLFPKFKEKDSIKKFDYVIANPPWNQDGYDEDTLKKGEYYNERFPFGSPTKQSADWAWIQHMIFSGNKNGKIAIVIDTGAVSRGGREKEIRKKVVENDLIEAVILLPEKLFYNTGAPAVIIVINRNKPEGKKGKVLLINASKEFIPGKAQNILGKENIEKIVNVYRSFKEVEKFSKIINKKDIEDADYNLSPSRFISVFDEENYRPIEEIKEELKKLEEEKRSVEEKIWQILSKF